A stretch of the Gracilinanus agilis isolate LMUSP501 chromosome 4, AgileGrace, whole genome shotgun sequence genome encodes the following:
- the RD3 gene encoding protein RD3 — MSLVPWFRWSETPHKLSPRSPAEMVLETLMMELAWQIKEAEKQHREREKEYRKIRTGVDYSWLASPPKNAYDLSPGERLQLEDACTKIHPSYCGPMILRFRQLIAEYDPEVHEVSQLFRSVLQEVLEKMKEEEAVRKLTKQWNTRPRGTLSLTTFRTRSRIFPFASDIRTISEDVERDIHPTPRVWSMPEFQMHKDQ; from the exons ATGTCCCTGGTTCCATGGTTCCGGTGGAGTGAGACCCCTCACAAGCTGTCTCCCAGAAGTCCAGCAGAAATGGTGCTTGAGACTCTGATGATGGAGCTGGCTTGGCAGATAAAGGAAGCTGAGAAACAGCAtcgggaaagggagaaggaatacCGGAAGATTCGAACTGGCGTTGACTATAGCTGGCTGGCGAGTCCACCCAAGAATGCCTATGACCTTAGCCCTGGGGAGCGGCTTCAGTTGGAGGATGCCTGCACCAAAATTCACCCTTCTTATTGTGGACCCATGATCCTCAG GTTCCGGCAGCTCATCGCTGAGTACGATCCAGAAGTCCATGAGGTGTCCCAGCTCTTCCGTTCAGTCCTCCAGGAAGTCTTGGAGaagatgaaggaggaggaggctgTTAGGAAGCTGACCAAACAATGGAACACTCGACCCCGGGGCACCCTCTCCCTGACCACTTTTAGGACCCGTTCCCGCATCTTTCCTTTCGCCAGTGACATCAGGACCATCTCAGAGGATGTGGAACGGGACATCCATCCCACTCCTAGGGTCTGGAGCATGCCTGAATTCCAGATGCACAAAGACCAATAA